A window of the Cryptosporidium parvum Iowa II chromosome 7, whole genome shotgun sequence genome harbors these coding sequences:
- a CDS encoding calcium/calmodulin-dependent protein kinase with a kinase domain and 4 calmodulin like EF hands (transcripts identified by EST), whose protein sequence is MVLISWECVCDLTHPGQSLYVVGSHPRLGAWKITTEQEENKPIRLITDKLSYPVWRTSEPIRIRGACLLEYKFIISKETEPYENLEWEPIQGNRYLQVDENFPEYKYIIHCSWGNISKSTIRFEEYFGNDGKVDDYSYRAKPGARYISPENAEIYSEEDEEPKDRGAYESSVTPPLMLSRTGSRLRLLLDRSRFILSTKGDINQYYTLENTIGRGSWGEVKIAVQKGTRIRRAAKKIPKYFVEDVDRFKQEIEIMKSLDHPNIIRLYETFEDNTDIYLVMELCTGGELFERVVHKRVFRESDAARIMKDVLSAVAYCHKLNVAHRDLKPENFLFLTDSPDSPLKLIDFGLAARFKPGKMMRTKVGTPYYVSPQVLEGLYGPECDEWSAGVMMYVLLCGYPPFSAPTDSEVMLKIREGTFTFPEKDWLNVSPQAESLIRRLLTKSPKQRITSLQALEHEWFEKQLSSSPRNLLLDNVISNFRRFQGLSRLKKIALTLIAQNIDERDILDLHDTFMELDTSRDGTLSRAEIIEGINRTGCSPTIGIDALLDEIDPEGTDTISYTDFIAACIQERQMSHESACKAAFRVFDIDGDGQISNIEFLKVMSLSSKAKKSDDELAQELSEFMKSGDLDKDGTINFDEFCHVMRRVPSKFLLGEASDDTINMMKRCSSRTNINL, encoded by the coding sequence ATGGTTTTGATATCATGGGAATGTGTGTGTGATCTGACACATCCTGGACAGTCTTTGTATGTGGTAGGGAGCCACCCAAGACTGGGAGCTTGGAAGATTACAACTGAGCAAGAGGAAAATAAGCCTATTCGACTTATTACTGACAAACTTTCCTATCCAGTCTGGAGGACAAGCGAGCCTATTAGGATTCGAGGTGCATGTCTTTTAGAGTataagtttattattagtaagGAAACTGAACCGTACGAGAATCTAGAGTGGGAGCCAATTCAAGGAAACCGATACTTACAAGTCGACGAGAATTTTCCAGAATATAAGTATATTATTCATTGTAGTTGGGgaaatatttctaaaagCACGATAAGGtttgaagaatatttcGGTAATGATGGCAAAGTTGATGATTACTCATATAGAGCAAAGCCTGGAGCAAGGTATATTTCACCGGAAAATGCAGAAATATATTCTGAGGAGGATGAAGAACCTAAAGACAGAGGTGCTTATGAAAGCTCTGTAACACCTCCGCTAATGTTGAGTAGGACAGGGTCCAGATTAAGACTTCTATTGGACAGATCCAGATTTATTTTGAGCACCAAAGGTGACATCAACCAATATTATACTTTGGAAAATACTATAGGAAGGGGTTCTTGGGGTGAGGTAAAAATAGCTGTCCAGAAAGGAACCAGAATTCGTAGGGCAGCAAAAAAGATTCCAAAGTACTTTGTTGAAGATGTTGATCGTTTTAAACAGGAAATCGAAATTATGAAGTCTTTGGATCATCCAAACATAATTAGGCTATACGAAACTTTTGAAGATAATACTGATATATATTTGGTTATGGAACTATGTACTGGAGGAGAGCTTTTTGAAAGAGTTGTACACAAGAGAGTTTTCAGAGAAAGCGATGCTGCAAGAATTATGAAAGATGTTTTAAGCGCTGTAGCTTATTGCCATAAGTTAAATGTGGCTCATAGGGATTTGAAACCTGAGAATTTCCTTTTCTTGACAGATTCTCCAGATTCTCCCTTAAAATTGATTGACTTTGGCTTGGCAGCTAGATTCAAGCCTGGAAAAATGATGAGGACAAAGGTTGGAACTCCATATTATGTGAGCCCGCAGGTTTTGGAAGGTCTTTATGGCCCAGAGTGTGATGAATGGTCAGCAGGAGTAATGATGTACGTTTTGCTTTGTGGCTACCCTCCTTTCAGTGCACCTACAGATTCTGAGGTAATGCTTAAGATCAGAGAAGGAACATTTACATTTCCAGAAAAAGACTGGCTTAATGTTTCTCCTCAGGcagaatctttaataagGAGGCTGTTGACAAAGTCTCCAAAACAAAGAATTACTTCTTTGCAAGCATTAGAACATGAGTGGTTTGAGAAACAACTTTCTTCATCTCCAAGGAACTTATTGCTAGATAATGTAATCTCTAACTTTAGAAGGTTCCAGGGCCTTTCaagattaaaaaagatTGCTTTAACATTAATAGCTCAAAACATTGATGAAAGAGATATCCTAGATTTACACGACACATTTATGGAATTGGATACAAGTAGAGATGGAACGCTGAGCAGAGCCGAGATCATTGAAGGAATTAATAGAACAGGTTGTAGTCCAACAATTGGGATCGATGCTCTTCTTGACGAAATTGATCCTGAAGGTACTGATACTATTTCTTATACAGACTTTATTGCAGCTTGCATTCAAGAGCGGCAAATGTCCCATGAAAGTGCATGCAAAGCGGCATTTAGAGTATTTGACATTGATGGAGATGGACAGATTAGTAATATAGAATTTCTCAAGGTCATGTCTCTTTCTAGTAAGGCTAAAAAATCAGACGATGAACTAGCTCAAGAACTGAGCGAATTTATGAAATCAGGAGATTTAGATAAGGATGGAACGATTAATTTCGATGAGTTCTGCCATGTGATGAGAAGAGTCCCATCCAAATTTCTCCTTGGGGAGGCTTCTGATGACACAATAAATATGATGAAAAGATGTTCCTCTAGAACTAACATTAATTTATAG
- a CDS encoding secreted UDP-N-acetylglucosamine pyrophosphorylase family protein, signal peptide — translation MFRNKSFLKFCFLYILYFFTFYFSMVVTISLRSPSNSGKKLDLESLKESLVKGGQDHILNLLESGDSDNVNRLISQLMTLETSCVGGGLLGYINRAKKLLKDSKDGVNPREGCYPEVPEVVNLDVGTEDFKKYEEHGFSVLKNVAFVLVAGGLGERLAFEGIKIGIELSMASNITFFQLYTNYIREYQRRLKEAFGEDIVIPLLIMTSDDTDSMTRKFLEENDHFGLREDQVYIVKQLKVPALIDSDAKIALDPEDKYSILTKPHGHGDIHTLLHASGLLKDLFEKGVRFLVFIQDTNALVFNSVLPVLGVTSMNSFVMNSLTIPRIPCEAVGALCKLRYPDGKKITINTEYNQLTPLLKSCGLGSDFADEKTGYSPFPGNSNVLFISMDYYMKTLEKTGGVVPEFVNPKYLDSTKTAFKSPTRLECMMQDIPLLFEADYKVGCVQMQRWATFSACKNSLAEGRAKHSAGVSIDTASITEGDFYAAASQYLRLASIEKGVVCRIEESGRDPVTGKDDKNSLIKHEMIAGIPVRVGAMVVLHPSFAIKYSDLLQRIQAGPIIITSRSYVHLEGDVVISGKFFVDGSVRIVAKNGSRIIIKNLIVNNNGTTRYHISEQDMGHATSNQKIRGYGIRHEQIREIISDNGEEVIIDDQN, via the coding sequence ATGTTCCGTAATAAATCGTTTTTGAAATTCTGTTtcttatatattttatattttttcacCTTTTATTTTTCGATGGTTGTTACAATATCTTTAAGAAGTCCAAGCAACTCAGGAAAGAAATTGGACTTGGAAAGTTTAAAGGAAAGTCTTGTTAAGGGTGGTCAGGACCAcattttaaatttgttgGAGTCTGGCGATTCTGATAATGTAAATAGACTAATTTCTCAGTTAATGACTTTGGAAACTTCGTGTGTGGGTGGTGGGTTACTTGGATATATTAACAGAGCTAAGAAGTTATTGAAAGACTCAAAGGACGGTGTTAATCCAAGAGAAGGGTGTTATCCTGAGGTTCCAGAGGTAGTTAACTTAGATGTTGGTACTGAAgactttaaaaaatatgagGAGCACGGCTTTTCTGTCCTAAAAAATGTTGCCTTTGTTTTGGTAGCTGGCGGTTTGGGTGAAAGACTTGCATTTGAGGGAATAAAAATAGGAATCGAGCTGTCAATGGCTTCCAACATCACATTTTTCCAGTTATACACAAACTATATCAGGGAGTATCAGAGAAGGTTGAAGGAGGCTTTCGGAGAAGATATTGTAATTCCTTTGCTTATCATGACATCTGATGATACTGACAGTATGACTAGAAAGTTTttggaagaaaatgatcatTTTGGCTTGAGAGAGGACCAGGTGTATATAGTAAAACAACTCAAGGTCCCTGCTTTGATAGATTCTGATGCAAAGATTGCATTGGATCCTGAAGACAAATACTCAATCTTAACAAAGCCTCATGGCCACGGAGATATTCACACTTTGCTCCATGCTTCAGGACTTTTGAAGGATCTTTTTGAGAAAGGAGTAAGATTTTTGGTTTTCATCCAAGATACAAATGCTTTAGTTTTTAATTCAGTACTTCCAGTATTGGGAGTTACATCAATGAATTCATTCGTGATGAATAGTTTGACAATTCCCCGTATTCCATGCGAGGCAGTTGGCGCTTTGTGTAAGCTCAGATATCCAGATGGAAAgaaaattactattaatacAGAATATAACCAGCTCACTCCTTTACTCAAGAGCTGCGGTTTAGGATCAGATTTTGCTGATGAAAAGACAGGATACTCTCCTTTCCCTGGAAATTCGAACGTCTTGTTCATTTCAATGGATTACTATATGAAGACCTTGGAAAAGACTGGGGGAGTTGTACCTGAATTTGTGAACCCTAAGTATTTGGACTCAACTAAAACAGCATTCAAAAGCCCAACTCGTTTAGAATGTATGATGCAAGATATTCCACTCTTATTTGAGGCTGATTACAAGGTTGGATGCGTGCAAATGCAGAGATGGGCTACATTCTCTGCTTGCAAGAATAGCTTGGCCGAGGGAAGAGCAAAACATAGTGCAGGAGTCTCCATAGATACCGCCTCTATAACAGAAGGCGACTTCTATGCAGCTGCCTCACAATATTTGAGATTGGCATCAATTGAAAAGGGTGTAGTTTGTAGAATTGAGGAGAGTGGAAGGGATCCAGTCACTGGAAAGGATGATAAGAACTCTCTAATCAAACACGAAATGATCGCCGGAATTCCAGTCAGAGTTGGAGCAATGGTTGTTTTGCACCCTTCATTCGCAATTAAGTATTCTGATCTTCTCCAAAGGATTCAGGCTGGtcctattattattacaagTAGATCCTATGTGCATTTAGAAGGAGATGTGGTGATCAGTGGAAAATTCTTTGTAGACGGTTCAGTTAGAATTGTGGCAAAGAACGGCTCAaggattattattaagaatCTCATTGTTAACAATAATGGAACCACTAGATATCATATTTCTGAGCAGGATATGGGACATGCAACCAGCAATCAAAAAATCAGAGGATATGGAATTAGACACGAGCAAATAAGGGAAATTATCTCGGATAACGGAGAAGAAGTTATTATCGACGATCAAAActga
- a CDS encoding SMC4'SMC4, chromosomal ATpase with giant coiled coil regions' has translation YRLLLPAVAPHYACFPANIPPHNCKQIKLGEKRLNKVNRLQGSLKCFYYMENIESDESKSVGGEQEKPRLIIHKIVLENFKSYGGSKVIGPFHKSFTAIVGPNGSGKSNVIDAMLFVFGKRAKHMRLNKVSELIHNSKHYPNNEKASVAVHFKEIIDVPGDEHAYKVVPNSEIVIKREVHKNSEQTKYYINEKLSSYQEVTKLLSGKGTDLEHNRFLILQGEVELIAQMKPKSTNANEDGLLEYIEDIIGSSRFIPDIEKHLMELEQFNELRQEKLNRLKIAEKELNTLKGPYNMAIEFFTLEREIYIAKLLLHLEEQRDAIKHLNALKDEQNKHLDIRGELAHQKKALEDRRAELEVENKETNSRVNELKVKLEKEENEFKNILLKDEELRATLKNSKKRLLKLEESAEGEKKLIPELEQKIVDLEDEVRKKQKQLPKISKDLDSAQEKLELLQKNVKDGIEESRKKKDKAEQELSPLQKKLLDLQQSHDMLNIELDMLKQRQIQKQENEENSKREKENTVKRIQALNKQNKDFSKNLKDSKALLDEKSKKLEQLQKDLSENTRLLGIKKVELDEARSLLASNNHLETKVVSESKQKGPKMSLSETVMKYFSANKKSGVHGRLGDLGQVDDKFQLALASSVPQVENIVVQTTEDAQEVVNYVRKSNLGRISCIILEKLSATLIQNMEKTFKAPEGSKRFFDLVKFKDPKFKIAWYFAMRDTLIVDDLDIATKISYNGKQRWRVVTINGELIDSSGTMTGGGPNVSVAKHAGKKLEKTSEIPTPEQLKKMETDLEACQNKCNKIKSECKDLEDHVQNLKNDINGYTITLEKIKIELASIEETEKSRSEIQSKTGQESPSNQTEIMAEISRLESEIEGLKKQISTLEASLKQKQIVVDRLTNEMNEIGGPEMKKQSELVQELTKTIGALESEISKSQVEITLSEKKKLKAIESIEQFENKSKALKEAIDKTESELVSLEEVALKIMESKKLAEEELNSFLNEHSSFQARFEEIEREIEKLELRDVEISNKLNEISAKISEVESQNIKQLQKKLQKVRADASCIPSIPEIEPEKSEQPAPEKNSELESLKSKFLIQDVQDAEYEKILGDMTSKKLKPHIESLQAQLQAICEQYSNEGSVKQFRPSSDIFSQYSSQLQLFNRRNQEVEEATNARDESRRHLETVRQARHSEFISGFKIIASQLKEIYQMITLGGDAELELIDSVDPFSDGIIFSVRPPKKSWRPIHNLSGGEKTLSSLALVFALHQFRPSPLYFMDEVDAALDFRNVSIIATFIKEKTKNAQFIVVSLRNHMFEMADRLVGIYKTFDITKSVSIIPGNYSSDVKSKTSVHRDREKAEEGAGDENILENA, from the coding sequence TACCGGCTTTTATTGCCTGCAGTTGCTCCCCATTATGCATGTTTTCCCGCCAATATTCCCCCACACAATTGTAAACAGATAAAGTTGGGAGAAAAGAGGTTGAATAAAGTAAATAGACTTCAAGGGAGTTTGAAATGTTTTTATTACATGGAGAACATAGAAAGTGACGAGTCAAAATCCGTTGGAGGAGAGCAAGAAAAACCACGCTTGATTATCCATAAGATAGTTCTGgaaaattttaaatcttATGGAGGCAGCAAGGTTATTGGACCATTTCACAAGTCGTTTACTGCGATTGTGGGGCCAAATGGAAGTGGTAAAAGTAATGTAATAGATGCAATGCTATTTGTGTTTGGGAAAAGAGCAAAGCATATGCGCTTGAATAAAGTTTCTGAACTGATTCATAACTCCAAGCATTACCCAAACAATGAAAAGGCAAGTGTTGCAGTGcattttaaagaaattatagATGTACCTGGAGATGAGCATGCCTACAAAGTCGTTCCTAATTCTGAGATTGTGATAAAGAGAGAGGTACATAAAAATAGTGAGCAAACAAAATActatattaatgaaaagcTTTCAAGTTATCAGGAAGTCACTAAGTTATTAAGTGGAAAAGGGACTGACTTGGAGCATAATAGGTTTCTAATCCTTCAAGGAGAGGTTGAATTAATTGCTCAGATGAAGCCAAAATCTACAAATGCCAACGAGGATGGCTTGCTTGAATATATTGAGGATATTATAGGGAGTAGCAGATTTATTCCTGATATAGAAAAGCATTTAATGGAACTTGAACAGTTTAATGAACTTCGTCAAGAAAAGTTGAATAGACTTAAAATCGCAGAGAAGGAGCTTAATACTCTGAAAGGTCCTTATAATATGGCTATTGAATTCTTTACTCTTGAGAGAGAAATTTACATTGCCAAGCTATTACTTCATTTGGAGGAACAAAGAGATGCTATAAAACACTTGAATGCGTTGAAAGATGAGCAAAACAAACACTTGGATATTAGAGGAGAGCTAGCTCACCAAAAGAAAGCCTTAGAAGATAGGCGAGCTGAGCTTGAAGTTGAGAACAAAGAGACTAATTCCAGAGTTAACGAATTAAAGGTTAAGTTAGAGAAGGAGGAAAATGAGtttaagaatatattaCTGAAGGATGAGGAACTGAGAGCCActttaaagaattcaaaaaaaagacTTTTGAAACTTGAGGAATCAGCGGAAGgtgaaaaaaaacttatACCAGAGTTAGAGCAAAAAATCGTTGATTTGGAAGATGAAGTTCGAAAGAAACAAAAGCAACTCCCAAAGATCTCGAAGGACCTCGACTCTGCTCAGGAGAAGCTGGAATTGTTGCAGAAGAATGTTAAGGATGGGATTGAAGAGTCTAGAAAGAAGAAGGATAAGGCGGAGCAGGAGCTATCGCCACTACAAAAGAAGCTTTTAGATCTCCAACAATCTCATGATAtgttaaatattgaattggATATGTTGAAACAAAGGCAGATTCAAAAACAGGAAAACGAAGAAAATAGTAAGAGggagaaagaaaatactGTTAAAAGGATTCAAGCTCTAAATAAGCAAAATAAGGATTTTTCTAAGAATCTAAAGGACAGTAAGGCTCTTCTTGATGAAAAATCTAAGAAGCTTGAACAGCTACAGAAAGATCTAAGTGAGAATACCAGACTTCTAGGTATAAAAAAGGTCGAGTTAGATGAAGCAAGAAGCCTTTTAGCTTCAAATAATCACTTAGAAACTAAGGTTGTTTCTGAATCAAAGCAAAAAGGTCCCAAGATGTCATTATCAGAAACTGttatgaaatatttttctgcaaataaaaaaagtgGAGTACACGGAAGACTGGGGGATTTGGGTCAGGTGGATGACAAATTCCAACTTGCTCTGGCCTCCTCAGTGCCGCAGGTTGAAAACATCGTTGTGCAGACTACTGAAGATGCACAAGAAGTTGTTAATTATGTgagaaaatcaaatttgGGCAGGATCTCGTGTATTATCTTGGAAAAACTTTCTGCTACTCTAATACAAAATATGGAAAAAACATTTAAAGCTCCAGAAGGGTCAAAAAGGTTCTTTGATCTTGTTAAGTTTAAGGACCCTAAATTCAAGATCGCCTGGTATTTTGCAATGAGGGACACTCTAATTGTCGATGACCTCGATATTGCAACCAAAATTTCCTATAATGGAAAGCAAAGATGGAGAGTTGTAACTATTAATGGGGAATTGATCGACTCCAGTGGAACAATGACAGGAGGCGGCCCTAATGTTTCTGTTGCAAAGCACGCTGGTAAAAAGTTGGAAAAGACTTCAGAAATTCCCACTCCTGAGCAGCTTAAAAAAATGGAGACAGATTTAGAGGCCTGTCAAAATAAAtgcaataaaattaaatctgAATGCAAGGATTTGGAAGATCATGTTCAAAACcttaaaaatgatattaatggCTATACAATTACCCTTGAGAAAATCAAGATTGAACTTGCTTCAATAGAAGAGACTGAAAAGTCTAGATCTGAGATTCAGTCCAAAACTGGCCAAGAATCTCCTAGTAATCAGACAGAGATTATGGCAGAAATCTCAAGATTAGAATCTGAAATTGAGGGGTTGAAAAAACAAATCTCTACCCTAGAAGCTTCTTTGAAGCAAAAGCAAATTGTTGTAGATCGCCTCACAAATGAGATGAACGAAATTGGAGGCCCAGAAATGAAGAAACAATCTGAACTTGTTCAGGAACTTACAAAAACTATTGGAGCTCTGGAAAGTGAAATCAGCAAGAGCCAGGTAGAAATTACTTTGTCTGAGAAAAAGAAACTTAAGGCCATCGAATCCATTGAACAGTTTGAAAATAAGTCCAAGGCTCTTAAGGAAGCGATTGATAAGACAGAATCTGAGCTTGTTTCACTTGAAGAAGTCGCACTGAAGATTATGGAAAGCAAGAAACTCGCTGAAGAGGAGTTGAActcatttttaaatgaaCACAGTTCATTCCAAGCTAGATTTGAAGAGATTGAAAGGGAAATTGAAAAACTTGAGCTCCGTGATGTAGAGATATCCAACAAACTGAATGAGATTTCTGCAAAAATCTCTGAAGTTGAAAGTCAAAATATAAAGCAACTACAAAAAAAGCTCCAAAAGGTCAGAGCAGATGCATCTTGTATTCCATCTATTCCGGAAATAGAACCTGAAAAGAGTGAGCAACCAGCGccagaaaaaaattctgaATTAGAGTCTTTAAAGAGCAAATTCCTTATTCAGGATGTTCAGGATGCCGAATATGAGAAAATACTTGGTGATATGACTTCTAAAAAACTTAAGCCGCATATTGAGTCTTTGCAGGCACAGCTCCAGGCAATTTGTGAGCAATATTCAAATGAAGGCTCCGTAAAACAATTCAGACCTTCCTCAGATATCTTCTCCCAGTATTCTAGTCAGCTCCAACTCTTTAATAGAAGAAACCAAGAAGTTGAAGAAGCAACTAATGCTAGAGATGAAAGCAGGAGACACCTTGAAACTGTAAGGCAGGCCAGACATTCTGAGTTTATTTCTGGCTTCAAAATTATTGCATCTCAACTTAAGGAAATTTACCAGATGATTACCCTTGGTGGAGATGCTGAATTGGAATTGATTGATAGTGTGGATCCATTTTCTGACGGTATAATTTTCTCAGTAAGGCCACCAAAAAAGAGTTGGAGACCCATTCATAACCTTTCTGGAGGAGAAAAAACCCTAAGTTCCCTTGCCCTAGTATTTGCCCTACACCAATTTAGGCCGTCGCCACTCTATTTTATGGACGAGGTAGATGCAGCCCTGGACTTTAGAAATGTTAGTATTATCGCAACATTCATTAAAGAGAAAACCAAGAATGCTCAGTTTATCGTTGTTTCTCTCAGAAACCATATGTTCGAAATGGCTGATAGGCTCGTCGGGATTTACAAAACATTTGACATTACTAAATCTGTCTCAATTATACCGGGTAACTATTCTTCTGATGTTAAAAGCAAAACCTCCGTTCATAGAGACAGAGAAAAGGCAGAAGAAGGTGCAGGAGATGAAAATATCCTGGAAAATGCCTAA
- a CDS encoding BET3 vesicular transport protein, producing MSNSSNQYKKRSEYLRMGELAFQKTEKINGEVFSLMYGSLVAQFVKDLDNAELINSKLEKIGYNIGIRLVDEFLAKSGISKCDSFRDTAEVIACVGFKMFLGITAETKDWNPEETSCVLVFNENPLADFVELPPCYSSSLNYSNMVCGVIRGALEQLQMQVVCYFVKDILRGDATNEIYLELKERLQEEFFDDDDEEEDQENEYKE from the coding sequence ATgtcaaattcttcaaatcaGTACAAAAAACGTTCTGAATATCTTAGAATGGGAGAACTCGCCTTTCAAAAAACTGAAAAGATTAATGGGGAAGTTTTCTCTCTTATGTATGGAAGTTTAGTTGCTCAATTTGTTAAAGATCTTGATAATGCTGAactaattaattcaaagcTTGAGAAGATTGGATATAATATTGGTATTCGTCTTGTGGATGAATTCCTTGCCAAATCCGGTATTTCAAAATGTGATAGTTTTAGAGATACAGCAGAGGTTATAGCTTGTGTTGGTTTTAAGATGTTTCTTGGAATTACTGCTGAAACCAAGGATTGGAATCCGGAAGAAACTTCATGCGTTCTAGTATTCAATGAAAATCCCTTGGCTGACTTTGTGGAACTTCCTCCTTGCTATTCATCTTCATTGAATTATAGTAATATGGTATGTGGAGTGATTAGAGGAGCCCTTGAACAACTTCAAATGCAAGTTGTATGCTACTTTGTCAAGGATATTCTAAGAGGAGACGCAACTAATGAGATATATTTGGAGCTAAAAGAGAGATTACAGGAAGAATTctttgatgatgatgacgAGGAAGAGGATCAAGAGAACGAGTATAAGGAATAA
- a CDS encoding P24 like gold domain protein, possible transmembrane region near C-terminus, signal peptide codes for MKIEPIYFVVIVFIALFPFNTDALYFILNPGYTECIHFHAKKADHIVGSFEIDSAYEGVRVSLFENKESSKILDKIENSGDFSINAPKDTEYQLCFKNLMNSVQQTVNFSIKNMAYNSNINNVMSNIESKKLIESMEKLYERITVASEKQRYALTRKRFQMEAIESSRKKAAIWSILELLLSFGLVAIQVYYIKSYFQVKYLV; via the coding sequence ATGAAAATTGAGCCTATATATTTTGTTGTAATCGTCTTTATTGCTTTATTCCCTTTTAATACAGATGCCCTCTACTTCATTTTAAATCCAGGCTATACGGAGTGCATTCATTTTCATGCAAAGAAAGCAGACCATATTGTTGGATCATTTGAGATAGATTCAGCATATGAGGGCGTTAGAGTTTCtctatttgaaaataaagagtCTTCAAAGATTCTTGacaaaattgaaaatagtGGAGACTTTAGTATTAATGCCCCAAAAGACACAGAATATCAACTTTGCTTTAAGAATCTAATGAATTCGGTGCAACAAACAGTGAATTTCAGCATAAAGAATATGGCAtataattccaatattaacAATGTTATGAGCaatattgaatcaaaaaaGCTAATTGAATCTATGGAGAAGCTATACGAAAGAATTACAGTTGCTTCTGAGAAACAGAGATATGCCCTTACAAGAAAAAGGTTCCAAATGGAAGCAATAGAATCATCTAGAAAGAAGGCCGCTATATGGAGTATTCTTGAACTCTTATTATCCTTCGGATTGGTAGCCATTCAAGTTTACTATATCAAATCTTACTTCCAGGTTAAATACCTAGTTTAG
- a CDS encoding 60S ribosomal protein L44 — VNIPKLRNTFCKGSDCRKHTPHKVSQYKRGKESPRAQGRRRYDQKQKGYGGQTKPKLRKTAKTTKKIVLRLECTKCKQRRFLAIKRCKHFQLGGDKKRKGGPVY; from the coding sequence GTTAACATTCCAAAGCTTAGAAATACTTTCTGCAAGGGATCAGACTGTCGCAAACATACTCCTCACAAGGTATCTCAATATAAGAGAGGAAAGGAGTCACCAAGAGCTCAAGGTAGAAGACGTTATGACCAGAAACAAAAGGGTTATGGTGGTCAAACTAAGCCAAAGCTTAGAAAGACAGCCAAAACTACAAAAAAGATCGTCTTGAGATTGGAGTGTACCAAATGCAAGCAGAGACGCTTTCTTGCTATCAAGAGATGCAAACACTTCCAATTAGGTGGTGACAAGAAGAGAAAGGGAGGTCCAGTGTACTAA